Proteins encoded in a region of the Podarcis muralis chromosome 6, rPodMur119.hap1.1, whole genome shotgun sequence genome:
- the LOC114596715 gene encoding uncharacterized protein LOC114596715, with translation MTKAPFSVEWLSQSSQATNHARSREGASPTASSTFPDGIRTQQNEPPSNCRSAGRERRPVGEKVDPRGHEPPSEHLPSLQKKVDSSSTSAEASEAPKRAWSATEASSDGEGSLSEGQTPEEGSGSRSTNSRRLRTAFSVEQISTLENSFKRHRYLGAAERRKLASKMQLSEVQIKTWFQNRRMKLKRQLQEIRPEPFHAVPFYSPLPFGPQSGPVSYVYSPHQHTFAGREAVPSGIPFPPMPAPTLDPRSNSGGQPGALWPVPMPYFIGCQDPRTVFLPL, from the exons ATGACCAAGGCTCCCTTCTCCGTGGAGTGGCTGTCCCAGAGCAGCCAAGCCACCAACCACGCCCGGAGCAGGGAAGGAGCCAGCCCAACCGCGTCTTCGACCTTCCCCGACGGCATCCGGACCCAGCAGAACGAGCCTCCGTCTAACTGCCGGTCTGCCGGGAGAGAACGAAGGCCGGTCGGGGAAAAAGTCGATCCCAGGGGCCACGAACCGCCTTCTGAACATCTCCCTTCGCTCCAGAAGAAAGTGGATTCCTCCTCGACGTCAGCAG AGGCGTCTGAGGCTCCCAAGCGGGCGTGGAGTGCAACGGAAGCCAGTTCGGACGGCGAAGGGAGCCTCTCGGAGGGCCAGACCCCAGAAGAGGGCAGCGGTAGTAGAAGCACCAACAGCCGCCGCTTGCGCACCGCTTTCAGCGTGGAGCagatcagcaccttggagaaCTCCTTTAAGCGTCACAGGTACTTGGGCGCCGCAGAGAGACGCAAACTGGCCAGTAAAATGCAACTCTCCGAAGTGCAG ATCAAGACTTGGTTCCAGAACCGACGGATGAAACTGAAGCGTCAGTTGCAGGAGATAAGACCCGAACCTTTTCATGCAGTGCCATTTTACAGCCCCCTCCCTTTTGGACCTCAGAGTGGGCCTGTGTCCTATGTTTACTCTCCACACCAGCATACTTTCGCTGGGAGGGAAGCTGTTCCTTCTGGCATCCCCTTCCCTCCAATGCCAGCTCCAACTCTGGATCCCAGAAGCAACTCTGGAGGgcaacctggtgct